Sequence from the [Clostridium] scindens genome:
GGCTTTAGGTCCCGATGCACGAACGGCTCCCTCCCGCCCGTCCCCATATAGGCTTCCATCGCGGACATCAGCTGCCTGATCTGCCCCAGCATTTTCTCATTGAATTCCTCAGGCGCCTCTTTTCTCAGCCGTTTGATCTGCGGCCGTTCCAGATATTCCGGCAGACTGTAGCCATCAATCCACTCCGAGAGGACGAAGGATATCTCCTCTCCTCGCATCCCCATCCTTAGTGTCCCCTGATAGCCGCCATACACTTTCATAATTGATCTGTGGCTGATGCGAAACTTGGCCTCCCTCCTCAGTAAAAAGAGGGCATTCTCGTCGCCTTGGCGGGCATACTTGATAAAATACAGCCTGCCGTCTGATGCATTCCGGGCCTTTCCAGACCAGGTTCTTTTTCCTCTTTTCTCTACCGGATATTCTAAGAACTGGTACACCTGATCCCCGCAGATTATGCTTGGCATCTCCTTCATCCTCAACACCCTCTTTTCCCTCAGAATTCAAGCAGGATTGCTGTCTGATCATCATCGTCCGTATCTCTGGCAGTTTCAAACAGTCTCATAATCAGCCCTTGGCCATTCTCCTCTCTGGCCATCTGGCAGATCTGCTCCTTCTTCGTCTCGCCAAATGCCCCGTCCGTTCCCAGGATCAGCTTGTCTCCGGGGGCAATTCGGTAGATATAGCGCAGACTGATCTCTCTTTCCGACAAGTCCGCTCTTTTGCCAAGATAAGAAAGAAGAATATGCGTGTTCTGATAGTAATCTTCTGTCTCCTTTTCATACTTGCCACGGCTTGCGTCAGCCTCAGCCTTATTCATAATATGGCTCTCAAGATATAAGGCTCCCTCCCCGGCACGGTAATGGTACACTGGAGAATCTCCGGTATTGATAACGATCGCCATATCTTCCATCAGCGTGATCGCGC
This genomic interval carries:
- a CDS encoding PP2C family protein-serine/threonine phosphatase, which produces MEYKIHMKSRKAESMFHETNEDAYLRVKMAYMNDKAMDLIAVADGVTHLAQGEKAAWTAVDAYLRTIQERLQGIYKEKKECFSLYCHADTVEKAMQEALQEANWAVCKIGEGLEAGGTTLSAITLMEDMAIVINTGDSPVYHYRAGEGALYLESHIMNKAEADASRGKYEKETEDYYQNTHILLSYLGKRADLSEREISLRYIYRIAPGDKLILGTDGAFGETKKEQICQMAREENGQGLIMRLFETARDTDDDDQTAILLEF